In the Endozoicomonas sp. SCSIO W0465 genome, AATCGCCAAAGAGCCAGTGAAGCCATGTTATACGGAAGCCTGATCAGCCACGGGTTCAATCTGGTGACATTCAGCGACGGAGCCGGTCAGTTCAATGTATTTGCCCATGCCCAGTGCTGGGTACACGCTGCCAGGCCAATGGAGAAAGTTATTCCGGTCAATCGCCAGCAGGTCAATGCCCAATACTGGTGCCTGAGCTGGTTCTGGAACATTTACCGGGATCTAAAGGCCTTTAGAGAATCTCCTTCGGGTGAGAAGGCAGCAGAGATAAGAGTCGCTTTCAAAAGTCTGATCCAGACACAAACCGGTTGCTCAGGTCTACAGGAAGCGCTGGCAGGTCTTGCTGTAATTGAACAGGAATTGTTGATGGTTCTGGATAACCCCGGTACTGCCTCTTCATAACAACCTCAGCGAAAGCCAGATAAGAGAACACGTCAAACGGCGTAAAATCAGTGGTGGCACCAAAAGTGAGAGCGGCCGACGGAGCAGAGACACCTTTGCAAGCCTCAAGAAAACCTGTCGACAATATGGGCTTTCATTCTGGCACTATTTAACAGATAGGCTTACAGGTAGCGGAACATTCCCGAGATTGGCTGAGAAAATCGAGAGTGCTGCGCAATGGTTGTCGTGTGGATCAAGTGCGGCTTTTTGAGTGCATACCCCTGATTGTAACTGTTCAGCACCCCCACATAAATCTGGAATTTTCTGATTTTTATACCATCCTCTTAAGCACCATTTTTCCACAATATTCGCCAGCATGATTCCAGAACTACCCGCAACTATGTCGGCTGAGATTCTCTTGAAAGAGAATGCAGAGCTGCGGATGAGAGTTGCCTGTCTGGAAGAGCGATGTCGAGAATTGGAAGAAAAGGTTGGCAAGAACAGTCAAAACAGCAGCAAGCCGCCATCGTCTGATGGTTATCAAAAACCTTGTAAAAACAGTAATTCTCCAGATCATTCTGACGACCTTTCCGCAGATAAAGGTACCGATCCATCGGATGAAAAACCCAATCCTAAAAGTCTGAGACAGTCTTCTGGTAATAAAGCCGGTGGAAAGAAAGGGCATCAGGGCACTTGTCTTAAACAGGTCGATATCCCTGACTATATTGAGTACCTTCCGGTTAAAGAATGCAATAAATGTCAGGCGTCTCTTCTTGATAGTGAGCCGGTCAAATATATTGAACGACAGGTGTTTGAACCAGGGAGACCGGGTGAATTTGAAGTAACGGCCCATAGAGCTGAAGTAAAAATCTGCACTTGTGGTTGTCGGAATCAGGCTGAATTCCCGGAAGGTGTTACCGCTGCCGCACAATATGGCTCAGCCACACAGGCTATGGCCGTCTATCTTAACCAATACCATTTCCTGCCTTTTAAGCGCGTGTCAGAGTATTTTAATACTCTCTATAAAATGAGTGTAAGTGCAGGCACTGTCGCCAATTTTGTGGCCAGAACCTATGAAAATCTGGCTTCTACTGAAGAGGTTATTCGTGACGCCTTGCGGGAATCGTCTGTTGCCGGAGCCGATGAAACGGGTATGCGGGCCGAGGGCTCTTTGCACTGGCTACACGTTATGCGGGATGAACAATGGACGCTCTACTACTTGTCTGAAAAGCGAGGTCGTGAGGCCATGGACACGATGGGCATACTGCTAACATTTGCAGGCGTTCTGGTTCATGATCATTGGAAATCCTATTTTGCATATGCGGCAACTCACGTACTTTGCAATGCCCATCACCTGAGGGAGCTTTTGGGTGTTGTTGATAGGGACAGCAATCAACTGGCGTTGCGATTGATGAAGCTACTGAGGCTTTCCTGGCATTACTGCAAGGGCTTTAAGACCATAGGTATGCTACAGATGCCAAGTGTTGTCTGTGAACGAATCGAGAAGATTTATGACCGGTTGCTTCAGCGGGCTCTAATGAAAGAAGTCGTCTATATGGAGAAGCAACGAGAGGAGCTTAAGCGCAAGAAAGTCAAGAATACTAAAGCTTACAATCTCTTCAAACGACTCACTGAGTTCAAGGCTGAGACACTGCGCTTCATGTCAGATTTTACCATTCCCTTCGATAACAATGGCAGTGAACGGGATGTTCGAATGGCCAAGTTAAAGCAGAAAATCTCAGGCTACTTCAGGAGTGCAGACGGTGGTTCTATGTTTGCACGGATTCGCAGCTATTTGTCGTCTGCCAGAAAACAGGGAATGGACATATATCAATCACTTCATAGAGCTGTTCGGAATTACTGTAATATGCCTTTGCTCAGTGCTGAATAGTTACCCCTGATTTTCATAAAGCTGTCCGCTATAGACCTGACTCTTGATCACATCTCTCCAGCGCTGAACTGCCGGGCTATCTGCCAGGTTTTTACCCGATCCTGCAATTTCGCCCAGCCTTCCCATACCACTAACCAGCCGGGCTGCCCTGTATGCTTTGAATCACCCCAACCACCAAGCCGAGCAATCGTTTGAAGCAGCCAAGTGACTGTTGGCGGCTTATCGGGCAACGCTTTTTTTTCATAGGTTAGCCAGAGAACCTGCCATTCATCATCACTGACCACCTCATTCGCGAGTGTTTTTTCACTCCAAAGCTTTCTGTCTTTGTGCTGCCTGTCATTCGGTAACATTAATGCTTCACGGATTTGCATTAGTCTGACAGCGACAAACATTAATATGACCGCAAGTCGTTCAATGTTATCCGGAGATTGCAGACGAAGCCTTTCTACTCCTGCTCCCGATTTCCAAGCCTTATGGAACTCTTCTATTCGCCATCGGAGCTCGTGAAATCGAATGATAGAGCGACAGTCTTCGAATGTTTCAATATCTTCAGTTGTCAATAGTACCCAGTGCAAACGGTCTTCGGAGTCATTGCCAATCTCTTCAGCCGACACAATATTCATAGTTACCGGTTCCGGCCTGCCGCCTGGCCTTTGCGGCGCCTGTATTGTCATCTTCTTTCTTTTGACCTGCAGCGTTGCCTTTCGCTTCTTTCTACCTCCTTTTTGAGGAACCACTATCGTATATTTCCCCAACACTTCAGTCTGAGCTAAGGAATCAAATAATAAGAGTTCGCCATCCACCAGGATTCTGTTTTGTGTAGCTCTTACAACAAACCGCTGTCGGTTATCCAGTTTGTAGTGCATATATTCGTATATATCCGCCTCCCGGTCGCAAACACTGATGATGTCAGGCATTTTACCCCCCATCCTTTGTTCTGTGTTTTCAGAGGCTCTTTGCCACTTAAAGCTTTCCTTTCCCTCGTAAGGTAGCTGACGACGTTGGTTCTTTTTCCCCCGCTGAACGTCCTCTCTAACCCATCGTTCTTGATCAATAAGCCCAATGCTTCGCTCTGTATCCGCATCAACCAAGAAGACAGAGTGGACGTGGAATCCTCTGGTTTTAGAGCCTTCAGGACCTCCAAGATCACCAAGCTCGGATCTGACAGCATGTTTATAACCCAGGGTTGTTGTATCTTCGAGAGCCAGAAGTAGGCGAGACTGTCTCGCTATTTTGGCAGTTGCCTGAAAGCCTGCCTCAGCTATTGCTTCAGGCTTTACGGCCTCATTCTCAATCAGCCGGTAAGCTCCAGTTACCAGTGCGGTATAACCTTCGCATGAAGATGACAAAGAATTACCGGTATGAGCTGAAAGCTCGGCAGCAACTTTGACAAGTCGTTTTGTACGTCGAGTATCGCCCAAATCAGCACATCCAAAAGTTAGTTCTGACCATGGTTTAGGAGAAAGTGGAAGCATGACCTGTTTTATCAGTGAGAAATGATAGAACAAGGTAGCTATTTGTGATCAAGAGACAGGCTATAGACCCGAAACTACCCTGTAGATGGCTTGTGTTAGAAAAGATATTGATCTGAATTTTTAATAAGTCACTTCTATCACAGGAATCTCCCACTCTTCACACTTATGACTGTTTTGATACTTATCTTCAGAGTCTTGTCGCAGGCGCTTGACCATGGCAATGATGCGACCTTGTGATTTAATCGTCCTGCTTTGAAGCCAGTCCTGACTTTTCTGTCTGGACAGAGAGATAACGGGTTGGTCTTGATTAAGAAACTCAATGAGTGCGGAGGATGGGAGCAAACGGCCACTGGTCATATCCTGCTTTGAAGACAAACTGGTGCAACTTGCAGCCAGTCAAATCCTTGGCAAGATATACGAACCGCTGTTTCTACCGTGCTCATACGGATTCAGGCCCGGCTTGAGTTGTCACGATGCTTTGAGGGCTT is a window encoding:
- a CDS encoding IS66 family transposase, encoding MIPELPATMSAEILLKENAELRMRVACLEERCRELEEKVGKNSQNSSKPPSSDGYQKPCKNSNSPDHSDDLSADKGTDPSDEKPNPKSLRQSSGNKAGGKKGHQGTCLKQVDIPDYIEYLPVKECNKCQASLLDSEPVKYIERQVFEPGRPGEFEVTAHRAEVKICTCGCRNQAEFPEGVTAAAQYGSATQAMAVYLNQYHFLPFKRVSEYFNTLYKMSVSAGTVANFVARTYENLASTEEVIRDALRESSVAGADETGMRAEGSLHWLHVMRDEQWTLYYLSEKRGREAMDTMGILLTFAGVLVHDHWKSYFAYAATHVLCNAHHLRELLGVVDRDSNQLALRLMKLLRLSWHYCKGFKTIGMLQMPSVVCERIEKIYDRLLQRALMKEVVYMEKQREELKRKKVKNTKAYNLFKRLTEFKAETLRFMSDFTIPFDNNGSERDVRMAKLKQKISGYFRSADGGSMFARIRSYLSSARKQGMDIYQSLHRAVRNYCNMPLLSAE
- a CDS encoding IS4 family transposase, producing the protein MLPLSPKPWSELTFGCADLGDTRRTKRLVKVAAELSAHTGNSLSSSCEGYTALVTGAYRLIENEAVKPEAIAEAGFQATAKIARQSRLLLALEDTTTLGYKHAVRSELGDLGGPEGSKTRGFHVHSVFLVDADTERSIGLIDQERWVREDVQRGKKNQRRQLPYEGKESFKWQRASENTEQRMGGKMPDIISVCDREADIYEYMHYKLDNRQRFVVRATQNRILVDGELLLFDSLAQTEVLGKYTIVVPQKGGRKKRKATLQVKRKKMTIQAPQRPGGRPEPVTMNIVSAEEIGNDSEDRLHWVLLTTEDIETFEDCRSIIRFHELRWRIEEFHKAWKSGAGVERLRLQSPDNIERLAVILMFVAVRLMQIREALMLPNDRQHKDRKLWSEKTLANEVVSDDEWQVLWLTYEKKALPDKPPTVTWLLQTIARLGGWGDSKHTGQPGWLVVWEGWAKLQDRVKTWQIARQFSAGEM